A genomic stretch from Pomacea canaliculata isolate SZHN2017 linkage group LG2, ASM307304v1, whole genome shotgun sequence includes:
- the LOC112557757 gene encoding uncharacterized protein LOC112557757: MPVPLVFAHRHIAYKIACGVLALAALLAIFGVISPGWYYIVNSDTGASKYSHLWISCQDGLSNCHGVSSPEGFEVAAQVFSCIGLLVLIAACFLAVFLNFMTQNSAHNRWLEITVFVGGGLLFLGALTFAAGGTKEVNATHEIFDIRFGYALAMTFTAAILVLLAGFVVFVFNRPIEVASEMTSLSAVQRRGRVEGTRNVDDDDSTGGFERNGQVPNRSLATPVERNYNPPPYVPPQSSAPDEFEVLQPQHGGYYNYGLTVYDDEEVEGPSRERDLGEPTPALNHAPVRYVRNGDPAGRCTSADPRIALKIRGKPPGPSLPRKQRTETLVDLLSSRRLTTKIFASELYPAEGASSRLRLPRNGRCHAT, translated from the exons ATGCCTGTTCCTCTAGTCTTCGCCCACAGACACATCGCCTACAAGATTGCCTGCGGAGTGCTCGCCCTTGCTGCACTCCTCGCCATCTTCGGTGTCATATCCCCGGGGTGGTACTACATCGTAAACTCAGACACAGGTGCCAGTAAATATTCCCATCTCTGGATAAGTTGCCAAGATGGTCTCTCAAACTGTCATGGCGTCTCTTCGCCTGAAG GCTTTGAGGTGGCAGCTCAGGTCTTTTCCTGCATTGGACTACTGGTCCTCATCGCTGCGTGTTTCCTAGCGGTCTTCCTCAACTTCATGACACAGAATTCTGCACACAACCGCTGGCTGGAAATCACAGTATTTGTAGGAG GCGGTCTTCTGTTCCTGGGAGCTTTAACGTTTGCTGCAGGAGGCACAAAGGAAGTTAACGCGACACATGAAATCTTTGACATCCGCTTTGGTTATGCGTTAGCGATGACCTTCACGGCCGCCATTTTGGTTCTTCTTGCCGGCttcgtcgtcttcgtcttcAATCGCCCCATCGAGGTTGCCAGTgagatgacgtcactgtcgGCCGTGCAGCGGCGTGGCCGCGTGGAGGGCACGCGCAACGTGGATGACGACGACAGCACTGGGGGGTTCGAGAGAAACGGACAGGTGCCGAACCGTTCACTAGCGACCCCTGTAGAGCGGAATTACAACCCTCCTCCGTACGTTCCACCCCAGAGTAGCGCGCCTGACGAGTTCGAAGTCCTGCAGCCCCAACATGGCGGCTATTACAACTATGGACTGACCGTTTATGATGACGAAGAGGTCGAGGGACCTTCGAGGGAGCGGGACTTGGGAGAGCCTACGCCGGCCCTGAATCACGCCCCTGTACGCTACGTCAGAAACGGGGATCCTGCAGGGAGGTGCACTTCGGCAGACCCCCGGATCGCATTGAAGATTCGTGGCAAGCCGCCAGGCCCCAGCCTACCACGCAAGCAACGAACCGAGACCCTCGTGGATCTTCTCAGCAGTCGCCGCCTTACTACGAAAATTTTCGCCTCGGAGCTCTACCCAGCAGAGGGCGCATCGAGTCGGCTCCGTCTGCCGCGGAATGGCCGATGTCACGCGACCTGA